In a single window of the uncultured Dysgonomonas sp. genome:
- a CDS encoding SusC/RagA family TonB-linked outer membrane protein: protein MKICFLLLFCFAVQAFSSNSYSQTTNLTLNMENVSVEEVLNQIERQTEFRFLYNKNLVDVNRKVSVSLNRKNITEVLSQLFRNSNTSYTIKDRQIVLSHSDTVNDFPQQDVIPVTGIIHDQDGMPLPGVSIVLKGTTNGTMSDPDGRFSINAPANSTLLITYVGFVPQEIKVNNKKEINIVLNEDTKLLEEVVVVGYGTVLRKNLTTSISSVKTDDISKAANSNMSQLLLGRAAGLQATIASPQPGGNVNLSIRGAGDPIYIVDGVMMPAGSLEVGAGKTGLPSSVNRAGLAGLNPSDIESVEILKDASASIYGIGASNGVVLITTKKGKEGKPRIVYEGNFSVVKNRSYLNVLDAQEYMNLANVFNKENYLYNKNMYPYGENTFDNNWTPVFTPQQIQAAQTTDWKDYVLKTGSIWNQNITINGGTDALRYYLGGNYYKYDGSVANAGMERYALRTNISSQLLPFLKLTAIVNVNQNNYTNSSVGADSGNQGDHGSGALQAALSYPSNMPLKDENGKYSIYQNIPNPQAMLDINDRTKTNGFYTNFAIDVDVIKNMLAVKLLYGINKENADRSTYIPSDLYFGQMYKSRGHLGYSKRQNETLEATLSFQKQFGELMRVDAVVGMGKYLENFSGMDISYENANDQINNDNIGAADGPFYPSSFRGKNEKRSQFARASVDLLDRYVLAGTLRRDGTDKFFPDKKYSYFPSVSLAWKLSNESFMKGLSFVNLLKIRGSYGQTGSDNLGTALYGLFSPSENHIKFGGNSITYIPYLMIGADYPDVSWEKTKMKNIGLDFSLFRDRVWGSFDIFRNDVTRLLGEAPTAPLGMLGVRPINGGHYKRVGWDASVNTNNMQTPQFKWTSLITLSKYNILWVERMPNYDYQVYQKRKNEPMNAYYYYNVTGIINMDRSNMPESQKTLPLDAQKPGYPIIEDRNGDGRITTEDIHMENAVPDIYVGFGNTFTYKDFDLDIFMYGQFGLKKYNYAYAWALPGELSKLNPPNSNEYAYTIWNSQTNPNGARAGIASMKTVSLPGNAQTNTDIQNASFLRVRNITFGYNLNGRKLGDLGKYVTNIRLFADVQNPFLFTNYDGFDPEINTGGGSSKAKAEYPQTVTYSFGAKITF from the coding sequence ATGAAGATCTGTTTTTTGCTACTCTTTTGCTTTGCGGTACAGGCTTTCAGTTCCAATTCTTACTCACAGACGACGAACCTGACGCTCAATATGGAGAATGTTTCTGTAGAAGAGGTGTTAAATCAAATTGAGAGACAAACCGAATTTCGCTTTCTTTACAATAAGAACCTTGTTGATGTTAACCGGAAAGTCAGTGTCTCTCTCAACAGGAAGAATATAACTGAAGTATTGTCACAACTGTTTCGTAACTCGAATACCAGCTATACGATCAAAGATCGTCAGATAGTACTGTCTCATTCCGATACGGTAAATGATTTCCCTCAACAGGATGTAATTCCTGTTACCGGGATAATTCATGACCAGGACGGCATGCCGCTTCCCGGTGTTAGTATTGTTCTCAAAGGTACTACCAACGGTACTATGAGTGACCCTGACGGCAGGTTCTCTATAAATGCACCGGCAAATAGTACTTTGCTTATTACATATGTAGGGTTTGTTCCTCAGGAGATAAAAGTGAACAATAAAAAAGAGATCAATATTGTATTGAATGAGGATACAAAACTGCTCGAAGAGGTAGTCGTTGTGGGATATGGTACAGTTCTGCGCAAGAATCTGACTACATCTATCTCTTCTGTAAAAACGGATGATATATCGAAAGCTGCGAATAGCAATATGTCGCAGCTATTGCTTGGGCGCGCTGCGGGATTGCAGGCTACTATAGCCAGTCCTCAGCCGGGGGGGAATGTTAATCTTTCTATTCGCGGAGCCGGTGATCCTATCTATATAGTAGACGGGGTAATGATGCCGGCAGGCTCCCTTGAAGTAGGTGCAGGAAAGACAGGCCTACCCAGTTCGGTTAACCGTGCCGGATTAGCAGGTCTCAATCCGAGTGATATAGAATCTGTGGAAATACTGAAAGATGCATCGGCATCAATTTATGGTATAGGGGCGTCTAATGGGGTTGTATTGATCACTACCAAAAAAGGAAAAGAGGGAAAACCTAGGATTGTATATGAAGGTAATTTCTCCGTTGTGAAAAATCGTTCTTATCTGAATGTTCTCGATGCACAGGAATATATGAATCTGGCTAATGTATTCAATAAGGAGAATTATCTGTACAATAAAAATATGTATCCGTACGGAGAGAATACTTTCGATAATAATTGGACTCCGGTATTTACTCCTCAACAAATACAAGCGGCCCAGACCACCGATTGGAAAGATTATGTGTTGAAAACAGGAAGTATATGGAATCAGAATATTACTATAAATGGGGGTACGGATGCCCTAAGGTACTATCTGGGCGGTAATTATTATAAATATGATGGATCGGTGGCAAATGCAGGTATGGAAAGATATGCGCTGAGGACAAATATTTCGTCTCAGCTTCTGCCATTCTTAAAACTGACAGCCATTGTGAATGTCAATCAGAATAATTATACCAACTCCTCGGTAGGAGCAGATAGTGGTAATCAGGGAGATCATGGTTCGGGGGCTTTACAGGCAGCATTGTCGTACCCGTCTAATATGCCATTGAAGGATGAAAACGGAAAATATTCTATTTATCAGAATATTCCTAATCCTCAGGCAATGCTCGATATAAACGACCGTACTAAAACAAATGGGTTCTATACAAACTTTGCCATTGATGTGGATGTCATTAAGAATATGCTGGCTGTCAAATTACTATACGGTATAAACAAAGAAAATGCCGATCGTTCTACTTATATCCCTTCCGATCTCTATTTTGGACAAATGTATAAATCACGGGGACATCTGGGATATAGTAAAAGACAAAACGAGACATTGGAAGCAACTTTATCTTTCCAAAAACAATTTGGAGAACTCATGCGGGTCGATGCGGTTGTGGGTATGGGAAAATATCTCGAAAACTTTAGTGGTATGGATATTTCTTATGAAAATGCGAACGACCAGATTAACAATGATAATATAGGTGCTGCCGACGGCCCGTTTTATCCAAGTTCATTCAGAGGAAAAAATGAGAAGCGTTCTCAATTTGCCCGAGCCAGTGTCGATTTATTAGACAGATATGTTCTTGCCGGGACATTGCGACGCGACGGAACCGATAAGTTCTTTCCGGATAAGAAGTACTCTTATTTCCCATCTGTTTCTTTGGCTTGGAAGCTCTCGAACGAATCGTTTATGAAAGGGCTTTCGTTTGTCAATCTCTTAAAAATAAGGGGTAGCTATGGGCAAACCGGTAGTGATAATCTCGGTACGGCATTATATGGCCTTTTCAGCCCTTCTGAGAATCATATCAAGTTTGGAGGCAACTCTATCACTTATATACCTTACTTAATGATCGGTGCAGACTATCCGGATGTAAGTTGGGAAAAAACAAAGATGAAGAATATAGGACTAGACTTTTCTCTTTTCAGAGATCGGGTATGGGGAAGTTTCGATATCTTTCGCAACGATGTTACACGCCTCTTGGGTGAAGCTCCTACTGCACCGCTTGGTATGCTGGGTGTGAGGCCGATAAATGGAGGCCATTATAAAAGGGTAGGCTGGGATGCTTCTGTCAATACAAATAATATGCAGACGCCTCAATTTAAATGGACATCATTGATTACTCTATCCAAATATAATATTCTGTGGGTAGAACGTATGCCTAACTACGATTATCAGGTATATCAGAAAAGAAAGAACGAGCCGATGAATGCTTATTACTACTATAATGTAACAGGCATTATCAATATGGATAGAAGTAATATGCCTGAGTCTCAAAAAACATTGCCGCTGGATGCCCAAAAGCCCGGATATCCAATCATTGAAGACCGTAATGGCGATGGGCGTATAACTACCGAAGACATTCATATGGAAAATGCAGTACCTGATATTTATGTGGGATTCGGGAATACATTTACTTATAAGGATTTCGATCTCGATATATTCATGTACGGACAGTTTGGACTAAAAAAATACAATTATGCTTATGCCTGGGCTTTACCCGGAGAGTTATCGAAACTGAATCCGCCAAATTCGAATGAATATGCATATACCATATGGAACTCCCAGACAAATCCTAATGGAGCACGTGCCGGTATAGCTTCGATGAAAACCGTATCATTGCCGGGAAATGCCCAGACAAACACTGATATACAGAATGCATCATTTCTGCGGGTGAGGAATATAACATTCGGCTACAATCTGAATGGACGCAAACTGGGCGATCTGGGTAAATATGTAACTAATATCAGGCTGTTTGCCGATGTGCAAAATCCCTTCCTGTTCACCAATTATGATGGTTTCGACCCGGAAATCAACACAGGAGGAGGTTCTTCTAAAGCAAAAGCTGAATATCCCCAGACTGTAACCTATTCTTTTGGGGCAAAAATCACTTTTTAA
- a CDS encoding RagB/SusD family nutrient uptake outer membrane protein, protein MKKNKIFQILIGVTLLFSSCENDFDPHIYGALIPENYPSTEAEYESYAMTCYTPFTTTWVYNIGSGGNQHGFYIPEGGVLRMFEATSDAMAPWKTGWGGQWLQLSMANFTDCVYYWRGGVGDNNPNHFQKLAEITRFTQIIGTLEKAAEDVMTETKKNNLLGEARLCRGLMMYYMLHIYGPLPAILNPDDVFDDSKLEGMERPTLQQMTEWITSDMEFAVANMAESTAEKGRYTRDYARVCLMRHYLNEGSYMQGYYQKALDLYQQLKGGGYKLYTQGDIPYIDLFKNANKFNSEIIMAVSCSETADGSPKSGNFNPLMMLAVPSDAARLDENGQSTPFNLQGGGWGQNFNVAPKFYDTYDSADDRKKVILADYWSTKGYRVSASNLGSNWDGYIINKFPVETATPFQGTDIPLARWADVLLMFAEAEVRNSNGVPSTDAVAAVNEVRHRAGLGDLPAASISSAEAFLDAILIERGHEFLYEGLRKIDLIRFNKYARMTFKSKGVSPSHQYMPLPNYAIDQAKTYGKNLVQTFEREGWKTDLNSVGM, encoded by the coding sequence ATGAAAAAGAACAAAATATTTCAGATATTGATTGGGGTAACACTCCTTTTTAGCAGTTGTGAGAACGACTTCGACCCACATATTTATGGTGCGCTCATTCCCGAAAATTACCCTTCCACCGAGGCTGAGTACGAGTCATATGCAATGACTTGTTACACACCTTTCACCACCACATGGGTATATAATATCGGGTCGGGAGGGAATCAGCATGGCTTCTATATTCCCGAAGGTGGGGTATTAAGAATGTTTGAAGCTACCAGTGATGCTATGGCCCCCTGGAAAACGGGCTGGGGTGGACAGTGGCTGCAATTATCGATGGCTAATTTTACCGATTGTGTGTATTATTGGCGAGGCGGAGTAGGGGATAATAACCCGAATCATTTTCAAAAACTGGCTGAGATAACCCGATTTACCCAGATAATAGGAACATTGGAAAAGGCTGCCGAAGATGTAATGACAGAAACCAAAAAAAATAACCTGCTCGGAGAAGCTCGACTATGCCGAGGACTGATGATGTACTACATGCTTCATATTTATGGGCCTCTGCCTGCAATATTAAATCCTGACGATGTATTCGATGATAGCAAGCTCGAGGGGATGGAGCGTCCTACTTTGCAGCAAATGACAGAGTGGATTACTTCCGATATGGAATTTGCAGTAGCCAATATGGCTGAAAGTACAGCTGAAAAAGGCCGCTATACAAGAGATTATGCCCGTGTGTGTCTGATGAGGCATTATTTGAACGAAGGCAGTTACATGCAAGGATATTACCAGAAAGCACTGGACCTTTACCAGCAACTGAAAGGTGGGGGATATAAATTATATACACAGGGGGATATTCCTTACATCGATTTGTTTAAAAATGCCAATAAATTCAACTCAGAGATTATAATGGCTGTTAGTTGTAGCGAAACTGCCGACGGTTCGCCAAAAAGCGGAAACTTCAACCCTTTGATGATGCTTGCCGTACCGAGTGATGCTGCCAGGCTAGACGAGAATGGACAGTCAACCCCATTCAACCTCCAAGGCGGAGGCTGGGGACAGAACTTCAATGTTGCACCTAAATTCTATGATACATATGATTCTGCTGATGACCGGAAGAAGGTGATCCTTGCAGACTATTGGTCTACAAAAGGCTATCGTGTCAGCGCTTCCAATCTGGGTAGCAACTGGGATGGATATATTATCAATAAATTTCCGGTAGAAACGGCTACTCCGTTTCAGGGGACAGATATTCCGTTAGCGAGGTGGGCAGATGTATTACTTATGTTTGCCGAAGCGGAAGTTCGGAATTCGAATGGGGTACCATCTACAGATGCAGTAGCGGCAGTGAATGAAGTTCGCCATCGTGCCGGATTGGGAGATTTGCCAGCTGCATCGATTTCAAGTGCAGAAGCTTTTTTGGATGCTATTCTTATCGAACGCGGCCACGAGTTCTTATACGAAGGATTGCGTAAGATAGATTTGATACGTTTCAATAAATATGCCCGTATGACTTTCAAATCGAAGGGCGTATCTCCCAGCCATCAATATATGCCATTACCTAATTATGCAATTGATCAGGCAAAAACATATGGTAAAAATCTGGTTCAGACTTTCGAACGTGAAGGCTGGAAGACCGATCTCAATTCGGTAGGAATGTAA
- a CDS encoding glycosyl hydrolase family 32 has product MKHFLNYIILLVLFVNCNGCSSNDDNIENPGKGGYLFAHMKDADYGGFYYSVSEDGINWTTLNSGSKINEYRGHPDFCLGRDGRYYMIGIEAGTGQPLLWETRNLIGWGVEKQIPKSAFDLSALGHSTEQVWYGAPKMYYDKDSDQYIITWHAAKEGLTTNGNEEHDKPYWRSIRTFYILTSDFKTYTEPKRLFNFTGEHEDMPTMDAIIRKIDGKYYSFIKDERWPEDISEGSKAIRMTKADNLTGPYENPGAAITTNWREAQTLVPKPENNGWYLFVEHYPLEYDLYEASSIEGPWTHKEIKSPDARHGSMIWVDGATYQAIVRAYKN; this is encoded by the coding sequence ATGAAACATTTTCTCAATTATATTATACTATTAGTCTTATTTGTCAACTGTAATGGTTGTTCTTCAAATGATGATAATATAGAAAATCCAGGCAAAGGAGGGTATTTATTTGCCCATATGAAAGATGCTGATTACGGAGGTTTTTATTATTCCGTAAGTGAAGATGGCATAAACTGGACAACACTCAATTCAGGGAGCAAAATAAATGAATACCGTGGACATCCCGATTTTTGTCTTGGTCGCGACGGCAGATATTATATGATTGGAATAGAAGCCGGTACAGGACAGCCCCTGTTGTGGGAAACCCGCAATCTTATCGGATGGGGAGTAGAAAAACAAATACCGAAATCGGCTTTCGATCTGAGTGCATTGGGACATAGTACAGAACAGGTATGGTACGGTGCACCTAAAATGTATTACGATAAAGATTCCGACCAGTATATCATAACATGGCATGCAGCTAAAGAAGGGCTGACAACCAATGGAAATGAAGAACATGATAAACCATATTGGAGAAGTATCCGCACATTTTATATACTGACATCCGATTTCAAAACATATACCGAGCCTAAACGCCTGTTTAATTTCACGGGTGAACACGAAGATATGCCCACAATGGATGCTATTATTCGTAAGATAGACGGGAAATATTATTCATTCATCAAAGACGAGCGTTGGCCCGAAGATATATCTGAAGGATCGAAAGCAATCCGTATGACAAAAGCGGATAACCTCACAGGACCGTATGAAAATCCGGGTGCGGCAATCACTACTAACTGGCGCGAAGCTCAGACATTAGTACCTAAACCTGAAAATAACGGCTGGTATCTTTTTGTAGAACATTATCCGCTCGAATATGATCTTTACGAGGCATCTTCCATAGAAGGACCATGGACTCATAAAGAGATAAAATCTCCCGATGCGCGCCATGGTTCTATGATATGGGTAGATGGAGCTACTTATCAGGCGATAGTAAGAGCGTATAAAAATTAA